A stretch of the Thermococcus celericrescens genome encodes the following:
- the upp gene encoding uracil phosphoribosyltransferase, with protein sequence MKRDERWEGVYSFEDSPFIMEILTELRDERTGPIAFRKGLVKLGRYMAYELTKTMEIEKIPIKTPLEETEGTLIKDRRNVIIITVLRAAIPLMEGLIKVLDHSRVGIVSASRSKAPKFEIEMKYVKVPQVKPDDTVILADPMIATGSTLIKVLDEVKKYGNAKRYVIVGVLAAPEGISRIKEAHPDVEIFVAAIDRELNEKGYILPGLGDAGDRAFGAPIKI encoded by the coding sequence ATGAAGAGGGACGAACGCTGGGAAGGTGTTTACTCCTTCGAGGACAGCCCCTTCATCATGGAAATACTGACGGAGCTCAGGGACGAGAGAACCGGACCGATAGCCTTCAGAAAGGGCCTCGTTAAGCTCGGCCGCTACATGGCCTACGAGCTGACGAAGACCATGGAAATCGAGAAGATCCCCATAAAGACCCCGCTCGAAGAAACTGAGGGAACGCTGATAAAGGACAGGCGCAACGTCATCATAATCACGGTCCTCCGCGCGGCGATACCCCTCATGGAGGGCCTCATCAAGGTTCTCGACCACTCCAGGGTCGGCATCGTATCCGCCTCCCGCAGCAAGGCCCCCAAGTTTGAGATAGAGATGAAGTACGTTAAGGTGCCCCAGGTAAAGCCGGACGACACGGTTATCCTAGCCGACCCCATGATAGCGACGGGCTCAACCCTCATCAAGGTTCTCGACGAGGTCAAGAAGTACGGGAATGCCAAGCGCTATGTCATAGTTGGCGTTCTGGCAGCACCGGAGGGGATAAGCAGAATAAAGGAGGCCCACCCGGACGTTGAGATATTCGTAGCGGCGATAGACAGGGAGCTGAACGAGAAGGGCTACATACTCCCAGGCCTCGGCGATGCCGGAGACAGGGCCTTTGGTGCGCCGATCAAGATTTGA
- a CDS encoding OB-fold nucleic acid binding domain-containing protein, translated as MKKRLPASRVYIRDIIDGYYVRSEGDFEPNYLITKDARKVYRVKVVATVVREPVISEDETYGKLQIDDGTGTIWVLGFRDDTRFVRLVKKGDLVQIIGKVGEWREDKQILVEGITKVEPNMWILHRFEALKEKVEHAKKARIAFEIYDKYGITAKAKVIAKNRGVSEEMLITIDELYTMMLEQRSTEEALFEEEEIIEAEEAKEENPELEKAKKEVLNLLQEKGKALSHKFIVKKLSSDFDEELIEDAITQLLADGDIYEPEIGYYEPL; from the coding sequence ATGAAGAAGCGCCTGCCAGCGAGCAGGGTCTACATCAGGGACATCATCGACGGCTACTACGTCAGGAGTGAGGGCGACTTCGAGCCGAACTACCTGATAACCAAGGACGCCAGAAAGGTTTACCGCGTCAAGGTTGTCGCCACGGTTGTCCGCGAGCCGGTGATAAGCGAAGACGAGACCTACGGCAAGCTCCAGATCGACGACGGGACCGGAACGATATGGGTTCTCGGCTTCCGCGACGACACGCGCTTTGTGAGGCTCGTGAAGAAGGGTGACCTCGTGCAGATAATCGGAAAGGTCGGGGAGTGGCGTGAGGATAAGCAGATACTCGTTGAAGGAATAACCAAGGTCGAGCCCAACATGTGGATACTCCACCGCTTCGAGGCCCTCAAAGAGAAGGTTGAGCACGCAAAGAAGGCCCGGATCGCCTTTGAGATATACGACAAGTACGGCATCACCGCGAAGGCAAAGGTCATCGCCAAGAACCGGGGCGTGAGCGAGGAGATGCTGATAACGATAGACGAGCTCTACACCATGATGCTTGAGCAGAGGAGCACGGAGGAAGCTCTGTTTGAAGAGGAGGAAATCATCGAAGCCGAAGAGGCCAAAGAGGAGAACCCTGAGCTCGAGAAAGCTAAGAAAGAAGTCCTCAATCTGCTCCAGGAGAAGGGCAAAGCGCTCTCCCACAAGTTCATCGTCAAGAAGCTCTCCTCCGACTTCGATGAGGAGCTCATCGAGGACGCAATCACCCAGCTCCTCGCGGATGGGGATATATACGAGCCGGAAATAGGCTACTACGAACCCCTCTGA
- a CDS encoding RNA-guided endonuclease InsQ/TnpB family protein yields MKRSVTIKLQPSKAQEKTLKELAQISSKVWNKVNYLRRQEFSEEKPVDFLKTEEIVYEEFKAEVGSATVQQIARKNAEAWRSFFSLIRNKRNGELPNWLKPKPPNYIKEGGLIVLRNDQYRIEGNKLILKGLGKFKRLEVQFKGRIHLKGKQGRLEITYDPIRRKWHAHISYTVKEKLRGEEWVELPRQPLGSLSAGIDLGVNNLMAVYLENGESFLVNGRPLKSIDFYWRKRIADYQSKINKSGAKKSKKLSGMHEKAKLQARHYINTVVRQTVEKLYQLGVSRIVVVIRRALAGTLIRAGSRISFSPTCGGSTR; encoded by the coding sequence ATGAAGAGGAGCGTAACGATAAAACTCCAGCCTTCAAAGGCTCAAGAGAAAACCCTCAAAGAGTTAGCCCAAATTAGCTCGAAAGTTTGGAACAAAGTAAACTATCTTCGCAGGCAGGAGTTCTCCGAGGAAAAGCCTGTTGATTTCCTAAAAACCGAGGAAATAGTTTATGAAGAGTTTAAGGCCGAGGTAGGCTCGGCAACGGTTCAGCAGATAGCAAGAAAGAACGCTGAGGCCTGGCGCTCATTCTTCTCACTCATTAGGAACAAGAGAAACGGGGAACTCCCCAACTGGCTCAAACCCAAACCCCCAAACTACATCAAAGAAGGAGGCTTAATAGTCCTCAGAAACGACCAATACAGGATTGAGGGAAATAAGTTAATCCTTAAGGGTCTCGGAAAGTTCAAAAGACTGGAAGTCCAGTTTAAAGGGAGAATCCACCTCAAGGGCAAACAGGGCCGCTTGGAGATAACTTATGACCCAATAAGGCGGAAGTGGCATGCTCACATCAGCTACACGGTAAAGGAGAAACTTCGGGGTGAAGAATGGGTTGAACTCCCAAGACAACCTTTGGGCAGCCTTTCGGCTGGAATAGACTTAGGAGTAAACAATTTAATGGCTGTCTACCTCGAAAACGGGGAGAGTTTCTTAGTGAATGGGAGACCGCTTAAGAGCATTGATTTTTACTGGCGGAAGAGAATAGCGGATTACCAGTCCAAAATCAACAAAAGCGGGGCAAAGAAGAGTAAGAAACTCTCAGGAATGCACGAGAAGGCTAAACTCCAAGCGAGGCACTACATTAACACGGTGGTAAGGCAAACAGTTGAAAAGCTCTACCAGTTGGGTGTTAGCAGGATTGTGGTCGTTATCCGAAGGGCATTAGCAGGAACTCTGATAAGGGCAGGAAGCAGAATTTCATTCTCTCCCACGTGTGGCGGTTCAACACGGTAA
- a CDS encoding OB-fold nucleic acid binding domain-containing protein, whose translation MGVLTKEQIIEMIEGQKGLSRDEIEEKIAQIAVREGISEHAAAVMLAEELGVNLEGREELLHIADLVPGMTGVNVVARIMRKYPPREYKKRDGSTGHVANLIIYDSTGKTRLVLWDSLVAKYYNELNPGDVIKIIDPSVRDGRNGIELHANFRTRIIPNPEDPRAEEIPPLEEVRSYNYQRRKIGDLMGGERFVEVRGTVAKLYRVTVYDACPQCRRKVDYDPTTESWICPEHGEVKPTKITIVDFGLDDSTGYIRTTLFGDDAAELIGRDPEEIAEKLRELVESGLTLREAGRKLAEDEYYYLLGREIVVRGNVVDDKFLGLMLKAFGWDEVDPRREIARVRAELKKALTELEGGE comes from the coding sequence ATGGGAGTACTGACCAAAGAGCAGATTATCGAGATGATCGAGGGGCAGAAGGGCCTTTCGAGGGATGAAATCGAGGAAAAGATAGCCCAGATAGCAGTCCGTGAGGGCATCTCTGAGCACGCCGCGGCCGTTATGCTGGCCGAGGAGCTCGGGGTCAACCTTGAGGGAAGGGAGGAGCTCCTCCACATAGCCGACCTCGTGCCCGGAATGACCGGCGTTAACGTCGTTGCGAGGATAATGAGGAAGTACCCGCCGAGGGAGTACAAGAAGAGGGACGGCTCAACCGGCCACGTGGCCAACCTCATAATCTACGACTCAACAGGCAAGACGCGGCTCGTTCTCTGGGACAGCCTCGTCGCCAAGTACTACAACGAGCTCAACCCCGGAGATGTCATCAAAATAATCGACCCCAGCGTGAGGGACGGCAGGAACGGTATAGAGCTCCACGCCAACTTCAGGACGAGGATAATCCCGAACCCGGAGGATCCAAGGGCCGAGGAGATACCCCCGCTCGAGGAGGTCAGGAGCTACAACTATCAGAGGAGGAAGATAGGGGACCTCATGGGAGGGGAGAGGTTCGTAGAGGTTCGCGGAACCGTGGCGAAGCTCTACCGCGTGACGGTCTACGACGCCTGCCCGCAGTGCAGGAGGAAGGTGGACTACGACCCGACCACGGAGTCATGGATATGCCCGGAGCACGGCGAGGTGAAGCCCACGAAGATAACCATAGTGGACTTCGGCCTCGACGACTCGACTGGATACATAAGGACAACCCTATTCGGAGACGATGCCGCGGAGCTGATCGGCAGGGACCCTGAAGAGATAGCCGAGAAGCTCAGGGAGCTTGTTGAGAGCGGTTTGACACTCAGGGAAGCTGGAAGAAAGCTCGCGGAGGACGAGTATTACTACCTGCTGGGCAGGGAGATAGTCGTCAGGGGCAACGTCGTGGACGACAAGTTCCTGGGACTCATGCTGAAGGCCTTCGGCTGGGACGAGGTCGATCCGAGGCGCGAGATAGCCCGGGTGAGGGCCGAACTGAAAAAGGCCCTAACGGAGCTTGAGGGTGGTGAGTGA
- a CDS encoding replication factor A complex, RPA14 subunit has translation MEEVRFRRRKPAVERRISEIRDDDTRISLIGKAFKVDKMDYTFWLDDGTGVILIESEENVLPSEGQVVRVIGRVIRNEEETHIYGEVVQDFSGADLDALEEIRELERKVLPRVEGIVEFFGGEEI, from the coding sequence ATGGAGGAAGTCAGGTTCAGGCGTAGAAAGCCCGCCGTCGAGAGGCGGATAAGCGAGATACGCGACGACGATACGAGGATTTCACTCATCGGCAAAGCATTTAAGGTCGATAAGATGGACTACACCTTCTGGCTCGACGACGGAACCGGCGTAATACTCATAGAAAGCGAGGAGAACGTCCTCCCCTCGGAGGGTCAGGTGGTCAGGGTCATAGGGCGCGTGATAAGGAACGAGGAGGAAACCCACATCTACGGCGAGGTCGTGCAGGACTTCAGCGGCGCCGACCTGGACGCCCTTGAGGAGATAAGGGAGCTCGAAAGGAAGGTTCTGCCCAGGGTGGAGGGCATCGTGGAGTTCTTTGGGGGTGAGGAGATATGA
- a CDS encoding geranylgeranylglycerol-phosphate geranylgeranyltransferase produces MEFKAFIEITRPHNCALAGVVGVLGSIVAVGHLPDALTTALVFLVVTLGCAGGNTINDYFDYEIDKINRPDRPLPRGAMGRRTAIYYSLLLFAVGLVFAYMINVYAFLLALVAYAAMFLYAWKLKPLPFVGNLVVASLTGATPLYGAVSVEHLGLAGYLAVCAFLVNVAREVIKDIEDIEGDLAKGARTLPIVWGKRNAAYLGAAFAVLTVVASFLPITAGVGLGYYAMVPVDLIILYAAYLILRSQEREAAHSSQKLLKVSIFLAVMAFLVAALV; encoded by the coding sequence ATGGAATTCAAGGCCTTCATCGAGATAACCAGGCCCCACAACTGCGCCCTGGCCGGAGTGGTGGGTGTCCTCGGGTCGATCGTGGCGGTGGGCCACCTCCCCGACGCCCTAACGACGGCTCTCGTCTTCCTAGTGGTCACCCTAGGGTGCGCTGGAGGCAACACCATAAACGACTACTTTGACTACGAGATAGATAAAATAAACCGTCCTGACAGACCGCTCCCCAGGGGCGCCATGGGCAGGAGAACGGCGATCTACTACTCCCTGCTGCTCTTCGCGGTGGGGCTGGTATTCGCTTACATGATAAACGTCTACGCCTTCCTGCTGGCCCTTGTGGCGTACGCCGCCATGTTCCTCTACGCCTGGAAGCTCAAGCCTCTGCCCTTCGTCGGCAACCTTGTCGTTGCGTCCCTGACCGGTGCGACGCCGCTTTACGGTGCGGTCTCCGTTGAGCACCTCGGCCTGGCCGGCTACCTGGCGGTATGTGCCTTCCTAGTCAACGTGGCGCGCGAGGTTATAAAGGACATAGAGGACATTGAAGGTGACCTTGCGAAGGGCGCCAGAACCCTGCCCATAGTGTGGGGGAAGAGGAACGCGGCCTACCTCGGTGCGGCCTTTGCGGTGCTGACGGTGGTGGCGTCTTTCCTCCCGATAACGGCGGGGGTCGGTCTCGGCTACTACGCGATGGTGCCGGTTGACCTTATAATCCTCTACGCGGCATACCTCATACTCCGCTCCCAGGAGAGGGAAGCGGCCCACAGCTCCCAGAAGCTGCTGAAGGTGAGCATATTCCTCGCCGTGATGGCTTTCCTGGTTGCGGCGCTGGTCTGA
- a CDS encoding zinc ribbon domain-containing protein, with protein MWRFNTVIKRLKEVAEEYGISVIVVDEAFTSKRCPVCGKPHEGLASFVGYLSVP; from the coding sequence GTGTGGCGGTTCAACACGGTAATAAAACGGCTCAAGGAAGTCGCCGAAGAGTATGGTATTAGTGTTATTGTCGTTGATGAGGCTTTCACGTCTAAGCGTTGTCCCGTCTGCGGGAAGCCTCACGAGGGGCTCGCTTCCTTCGTGGGTTATTTAAGTGTCCCGTGA
- the scpB gene encoding SMC-Scp complex subunit ScpB, whose amino-acid sequence MGLLEDKALVEAALFVSGRPLSVKELSRALGIRSLDYLEKLIELIAAEYAERKSAIEVVKVLGDKYVMQVKQEYSQRVVHLMPRPDLRTGELKTLALIAYLQPIEQSKVVKLRGSQAYEHIRKLLEMGLIYAEPYERTKLLGTTPKFAELYGFPENDPNIIKEAFRKVVHAEYSDLIAKLDGRGNEESGDSEENPGEAAEVGESGSVEKVPEAGE is encoded by the coding sequence ATGGGACTGCTCGAAGACAAGGCACTCGTGGAAGCGGCCCTCTTCGTTTCTGGAAGGCCCCTGAGCGTCAAGGAGCTCTCAAGGGCGCTCGGTATAAGGTCACTCGACTACCTAGAAAAGCTCATCGAACTTATAGCCGCGGAGTACGCCGAGAGAAAGAGCGCCATAGAGGTTGTCAAGGTTCTGGGGGACAAGTACGTCATGCAGGTGAAGCAGGAGTACAGCCAGCGTGTCGTCCATCTAATGCCCAGGCCGGACCTCAGGACGGGCGAGCTGAAAACCCTCGCGCTCATAGCCTACCTCCAGCCTATAGAGCAGAGCAAGGTGGTAAAGCTCCGCGGGAGCCAGGCGTACGAGCACATAAGGAAGCTCCTCGAGATGGGTCTCATCTATGCCGAGCCGTACGAGCGGACGAAGCTCCTCGGAACGACGCCAAAGTTCGCCGAGCTCTACGGGTTCCCTGAGAACGACCCCAACATAATCAAGGAAGCCTTCAGGAAGGTGGTTCACGCCGAGTACAGCGACCTCATAGCGAAGCTCGACGGAAGGGGCAATGAAGAGTCCGGGGACTCCGAAGAAAACCCCGGTGAAGCCGCCGAAGTCGGAGAATCCGGCAGTGTCGAAAAGGTTCCTGAGGCCGGGGAGTGA